Genomic segment of Acidobacteriota bacterium:
GAGCCAGAGATGGAGGCTAGAGGTCATAGTCTTCGAGTCAAAGTTTCAGCAGATCCACCTTGTCCACGTTTAGCGTCTCGCGCGTGCGGAATACGGAGATGATGATGGCGAGTCCGACGGCGGCTTCTGCGGCCGCTACCACCATCACGAAGAACACAAAGACCTCGCCGGAAAGCTGCTTCCACTGGTAAGCGAAGGCGACGAACGACAGGTTCACCGCGTTCAACATCAGCTCGATCGACATGAAGATGGTGATG
This window contains:
- the nuoK gene encoding NADH-quinone oxidoreductase subunit NuoK, whose product is MTNTVPIAWYLVLSAVLFACGVTGFLIRRNIITIFMSIELMLNAVNLSFVAFAYQWKQLSGEVFVFFVMVVAAAEAAVGLAIIISVFRTRETLNVDKVDLLKL